The following are encoded together in the Rubrobacter aplysinae genome:
- the rpsO gene encoding 30S ribosomal protein S15 produces the protein MAVAENKESTIQQYQAHEGDTGSSEVQVALLTERIKSLTEHLRTHKHDYHSRRGLLKLVGRRKRLLQYIQRNDVEQYRALIARLGLRR, from the coding sequence TTGGCGGTAGCGGAAAACAAGGAATCGACCATTCAGCAGTATCAGGCCCACGAGGGAGACACGGGCTCCTCGGAGGTCCAGGTCGCGCTGCTCACCGAGAGGATCAAGTCCCTCACAGAGCACCTGCGCACCCACAAGCACGATTATCATTCCCGCAGGGGCCTTTTGAAGCTGGTAGGCCGCCGCAAGCGGCTGTTGCAGTACATCCAGCGCAACGACGTGGAGCAGTATCGCGCCCTGATCGCACGCCTCGGGCTGCGCCGCTAA
- a CDS encoding bifunctional riboflavin kinase/FAD synthetase, with protein MRGVDRVGSVVVALGNFDGVHLGHQAVIRRALEVGRESGRRVVAATFDPHPRAVIRPGTEPWLLTAPETRRELLLGCGVDEVFVIPFDAELSRKGPEEFVEDVLVGGLGASAVVVGENFRFGHKASGGIRELAGSLQKSGGDAYPVPMHAWGGDGGEISSSRIRELVSEGDVLGASRLLGRAYAVRGEVVTGDQRGATIGFPTANLAPDPRVLVPARGVYAGYAKLPGGERYGACTNVGTAPTFDRRENRIEAHLLDFDGDLYGETVEVGFTGRLRGEQRFSGLEELKTQISRDVERARELEEGAP; from the coding sequence TTGCGCGGGGTAGATCGGGTCGGGAGCGTGGTGGTCGCCCTCGGGAACTTCGACGGGGTACATCTCGGACATCAGGCCGTTATTCGGCGGGCGCTAGAGGTTGGCCGCGAGAGCGGCAGGAGGGTCGTGGCGGCGACATTCGATCCCCATCCGAGGGCCGTAATCCGGCCCGGCACCGAGCCCTGGCTGCTAACTGCGCCCGAGACTAGACGCGAGCTACTTCTGGGTTGTGGAGTAGACGAGGTGTTCGTGATCCCGTTCGACGCCGAGCTATCCCGGAAGGGGCCGGAGGAGTTCGTGGAGGACGTGCTGGTCGGCGGTCTCGGGGCCTCGGCGGTCGTGGTCGGGGAGAACTTCCGCTTCGGCCACAAGGCGTCGGGCGGGATACGGGAGCTTGCGGGAAGCCTCCAGAAAAGCGGCGGCGACGCCTACCCTGTGCCGATGCACGCCTGGGGAGGGGATGGAGGCGAGATCAGCTCTTCCCGCATAAGAGAGCTGGTCTCGGAGGGAGACGTTCTCGGTGCCTCGCGCCTCCTGGGCCGCGCGTATGCCGTGCGGGGCGAGGTGGTAACCGGAGACCAGCGCGGGGCCACTATAGGTTTCCCCACCGCGAATCTGGCCCCTGACCCGAGAGTTCTCGTCCCCGCTCGCGGAGTGTATGCCGGGTATGCGAAATTACCCGGCGGAGAGCGTTACGGGGCCTGCACCAACGTCGGGACCGCGCCCACCTTCGACCGCCGGGAGAATCGCATCGAGGCCCATCTGCTGGACTTCGACGGCGACCTGTACGGTGAGACGGTTGAGGTGGGTTTTACCGGGAGGCTCAGGGGGGAGCAGAGGTTCTCGGGATTAGAGGAGCTAAAGACCCAGATCTCACGCGACGTGGAGCGGGCCCGGGAACTGGAGGAGGGGGCACCCTAG
- the truB gene encoding tRNA pseudouridine(55) synthase TruB: MAAYTGALLLDKPTGVSSAKAVALVKRLLPKKKGVKIGHTGTLDPMASGLQVLLLGRATRLSRYVTDLDKSYTATARLGAASDSLDADGEVTELGGSVPTEAEIRAMLPEFTGEIRQLPPMASAVKVGGERLYKAHRRGETVEREVRTATVYSIQLTAYDAAESTATFEVSCGSGTYVRTLISDLVQAAGSDAYLTALRRTTVGKLGVRDAVTPDELSDKEVPARLRPMREVVSHLPAMEVDAGDCHRVADGKPLAGAGPAGEGEALRVEHAGELLAIYRAQEGTARPEAVLCAG, encoded by the coding sequence ATAGCGGCGTATACCGGGGCGCTCCTACTGGACAAGCCAACTGGAGTTAGTAGCGCGAAGGCGGTCGCCCTGGTGAAGCGTCTGCTGCCGAAGAAAAAGGGCGTCAAGATCGGGCACACCGGCACGCTGGACCCGATGGCCTCGGGGCTCCAGGTGCTGCTATTAGGCCGGGCGACCCGACTCTCACGTTACGTCACAGACCTGGATAAGTCCTATACGGCCACGGCGAGGCTCGGGGCGGCTTCGGACAGCCTCGATGCTGACGGCGAGGTCACCGAGCTAGGTGGCTCTGTTCCGACGGAGGCCGAGATACGGGCCATGCTGCCGGAGTTTACCGGCGAGATACGGCAGCTTCCGCCGATGGCTTCCGCCGTGAAGGTCGGTGGGGAGCGATTGTATAAAGCGCATCGCCGGGGGGAGACCGTCGAGCGTGAGGTCCGGACGGCAACCGTGTACTCCATACAACTTACCGCCTACGACGCTGCCGAGAGCACCGCGACCTTCGAGGTCTCTTGCGGCAGCGGGACCTATGTGCGGACCCTGATCTCGGACCTCGTCCAGGCAGCGGGCTCGGATGCCTACCTCACCGCGCTGCGCCGCACCACGGTCGGCAAATTGGGCGTGAGGGACGCGGTTACGCCGGACGAGCTGTCCGATAAGGAGGTCCCGGCCCGGCTGAGGCCCATGCGGGAGGTGGTATCTCACCTGCCGGCGATGGAGGTGGACGCCGGTGACTGCCACCGGGTTGCCGACGGGAAGCCACTCGCGGGCGCCGGCCCTGCCGGAGAGGGAGAGGCGCTCCGCGTCGAGCACGCCGGGGAGCTACTCGCGATCTACCGCGCGCAAGAGGGAACGGCCCGGCCCGAAGCGGTGCTTTGCGCGGGGTAG
- a CDS encoding DHH family phosphoesterase, with protein sequence MQERTQQAVASNAPQEVADYLRELDKVAISTHVGADGDAIGSSVAMLYLMRALGADAVICHREPVPGYLSWLPPDEVLTELPDDGRTLLVTDTSRQDRVGVDHEHVGLNLDHHEDNPLYGDYNLVNANAAGSAEVVASLYPLLGVEIERDAAEAIYAGVYTDTGGFRFRNTSPAMHELVAELLRAGVVPAEVDDRINRTGTIQQVNIVGLSMANARRYGEALISTVDDGDYERAGATELDSKESIDSLRKVQGVELVAHLRQVPEGTKGSLRSESVDVAEIARTFGGGGHRLAAGYTTPKTPAEAREELLEKLDGVVNLDGKGSR encoded by the coding sequence ATGCAGGAGAGGACGCAGCAGGCAGTAGCGAGTAACGCGCCGCAGGAGGTAGCCGACTACCTGCGCGAGCTGGACAAGGTCGCCATCAGCACCCACGTCGGGGCGGATGGCGACGCCATCGGCTCGTCTGTGGCAATGCTGTACCTGATGCGCGCCCTGGGGGCAGACGCCGTGATCTGCCACCGCGAGCCCGTCCCGGGCTACCTTAGCTGGCTGCCGCCGGACGAGGTCCTGACCGAGTTGCCGGACGACGGCCGTACCTTGCTCGTGACGGATACCTCCCGGCAGGATAGGGTTGGGGTGGACCACGAGCACGTCGGGCTGAACCTCGACCACCACGAGGACAACCCGCTCTACGGCGACTATAACCTGGTAAACGCCAACGCCGCCGGTAGCGCCGAGGTCGTGGCGAGCCTGTACCCGCTGCTCGGCGTGGAGATCGAGCGCGATGCCGCCGAGGCGATCTACGCCGGGGTGTATACGGATACGGGCGGCTTCCGCTTTCGCAATACCTCCCCCGCGATGCACGAGCTGGTCGCCGAGCTCTTGCGCGCCGGGGTCGTGCCCGCCGAGGTGGACGACAGGATCAACCGCACCGGCACCATACAGCAGGTCAACATAGTCGGGCTCTCTATGGCCAACGCCCGGCGCTACGGGGAAGCCTTGATCTCGACCGTGGACGACGGTGACTACGAGCGGGCCGGGGCCACAGAGCTTGACTCCAAGGAGTCCATAGACAGCCTGCGCAAGGTGCAGGGCGTCGAGTTGGTCGCCCACCTGCGCCAGGTTCCCGAGGGCACCAAGGGCAGCCTCCGCTCGGAGAGTGTGGACGTGGCCGAGATCGCGCGCACCTTCGGCGGTGGCGGGCACCGGCTCGCAGCCGGTTACACCACCCCTAAAACGCCCGCCGAGGCCCGCGAAGAGCTCCTTGAGAAGCTCGACGGCGTGGTGAACTTGGACGGTAAGGGGTCGAGGTAG
- the rbfA gene encoding 30S ribosome-binding factor RbfA produces the protein MSASGAGSSRTRKIESQIKEIAGDHLDGLSDPRIQGLVTVTGVQVSPDLAHAKVYYSTLSGGDEREVAEGLQSSAGRLQSAVGSRTRLRRTPRISFEPDPAVEHATRIDEALREVREDAGEDAAGSSE, from the coding sequence ATGAGCGCCTCGGGGGCGGGGTCGAGCCGCACGAGAAAGATAGAGTCCCAGATCAAGGAGATCGCCGGAGACCACCTCGACGGCCTCTCCGACCCCAGGATACAGGGCCTCGTCACCGTTACCGGGGTGCAGGTCAGCCCGGACCTGGCACACGCGAAGGTCTACTACAGCACGCTCTCCGGCGGCGACGAGCGGGAGGTTGCAGAGGGGCTGCAAAGCTCCGCCGGACGGCTACAATCCGCGGTCGGGTCGCGGACACGCCTCAGGCGGACGCCCCGGATCTCGTTCGAGCCGGACCCGGCGGTCGAGCACGCCACCAGGATAGACGAAGCCCTCAGGGAGGTTAGAGAAGATGCAGGAGAGGACGCAGCAGGCAGTAGCGAGTAA
- a CDS encoding DUF503 domain-containing protein produces the protein MFCVVRLELELPFASSLKEKRKIIRSVKDRLRRKNVSLVESDHQESWQRASVELAVAAVDRGSAEEKREEVRRALLNYDDLAIVEWREEFVKL, from the coding sequence GTGTTCTGTGTCGTGAGGCTGGAGTTAGAACTGCCCTTCGCCTCCAGCCTCAAGGAGAAGCGAAAGATCATCCGCTCGGTCAAGGACCGTCTGCGGCGCAAGAACGTCTCGCTGGTGGAGTCGGATCACCAGGAATCCTGGCAGCGGGCCTCGGTTGAGCTGGCCGTGGCGGCTGTGGACCGCGGCTCCGCCGAGGAGAAGCGCGAGGAGGTGCGCCGGGCGCTGTTGAACTACGACGACCTGGCGATAGTTGAGTGGCGAGAGGAGTTCGTGAAGCTATGA
- the infB gene encoding translation initiation factor IF-2, with protein sequence MSKRVYEIAKEQSLGTKEVMGRLQDAGIEVKNHFATVEDDTYARLFGTDGEPADNGPNGATTLDDEETVHQAVKPDTDRQDAAGNGRTTAQQKEAEKAQKAERVGKLEESPNEASVEEQAAAEAQQPATPSDGSGQKSQSGQKGQKDKGRKRRRVVIDSSATNRSPKAAAAPAAPKDPGQEPAAKSERPEAEEPAEAPSSAVRVEPGATVSDIGDALGVAPARIVSILFSLGEMKTVTQTLSPDEIELVANELGAEVEIGAVSDPVPEEVVEDSPEDLEEKPPVVTVMGHVDHGKTSLLDRIRREAVAEGEAGGITQHIGAYQAESNGKRVTFIDTSGHEAFTEMRARGARVTDVVVLVVAADDGIMPQTEEAIEHSRAAGVPIVVALNKIDVPNANPDRVYGELSERELVPEAYGGDTVTVAVSAKTGEGIEDLVENLLIVAELEDLKANPKAEASGYVIEGERDPGRGPVATLLVNRGTLQKGDVVLAGSSYGRVRAMLDYTGARVKEAVPGSPVEILGLSGVPEAGTRFEVVEHEREARGRAEQAEAALRRQELAEAGPRRSLEQLVSDSGVQDLNLVIKADVAGSVEALKESLTKLSTEEVRVNIVRSGVGALTDSDVMLASASDGILIGFSVRPTTTAKQVAEREKVEIRTYDVIYKALEDIEAAMKGMLAPEIAEQDNGTAEVRALFRVPNAGVIAGSYVTSGEIHRNDRVRVVRDGAVIYTGTLSSLKRYKDDVRSVRQEFECGIGVENFNDLKEGDMLEFFEMIEIER encoded by the coding sequence ATGAGTAAGCGCGTATACGAGATAGCAAAAGAACAGTCCCTTGGTACCAAAGAGGTCATGGGACGGCTGCAAGATGCCGGTATAGAGGTGAAGAACCACTTCGCCACCGTCGAGGACGATACCTATGCCAGGTTGTTCGGGACGGATGGCGAGCCGGCCGACAATGGGCCGAACGGTGCCACCACGCTGGACGACGAAGAGACCGTGCATCAGGCCGTAAAGCCCGACACGGACCGGCAGGACGCCGCCGGTAATGGGCGAACCACGGCCCAGCAGAAAGAGGCCGAGAAGGCCCAGAAGGCCGAGCGTGTAGGCAAGTTGGAAGAGTCTCCGAACGAGGCGTCCGTCGAGGAGCAGGCCGCCGCGGAGGCGCAGCAGCCCGCGACGCCGTCGGACGGGAGCGGCCAGAAAAGCCAGAGCGGCCAGAAAGGCCAGAAAGACAAGGGCCGCAAGCGGCGCAGGGTGGTCATAGACTCCAGCGCCACCAACCGGTCCCCCAAGGCGGCCGCGGCCCCCGCAGCCCCGAAGGACCCGGGGCAGGAGCCCGCCGCCAAGAGCGAGAGGCCGGAGGCGGAGGAGCCTGCGGAAGCCCCTTCGAGCGCCGTGCGGGTAGAGCCCGGCGCGACCGTCTCCGACATCGGGGATGCTCTGGGCGTGGCTCCGGCCAGGATCGTCTCCATACTCTTCTCCCTGGGCGAGATGAAGACCGTCACCCAGACTCTCTCGCCGGATGAGATCGAGCTGGTGGCGAATGAACTCGGCGCGGAGGTGGAGATCGGGGCCGTATCCGACCCGGTGCCCGAGGAGGTCGTCGAGGATTCGCCGGAGGACCTCGAAGAGAAGCCGCCGGTCGTTACCGTCATGGGCCACGTGGACCACGGCAAGACCTCGCTCCTGGACCGTATCCGGCGCGAGGCCGTGGCCGAGGGCGAGGCCGGAGGCATCACGCAGCACATCGGCGCGTACCAGGCCGAGAGCAACGGCAAGCGGGTCACCTTCATAGACACGTCGGGCCACGAGGCGTTCACCGAGATGCGGGCGCGTGGCGCGCGGGTCACCGACGTGGTCGTGCTCGTGGTCGCCGCCGACGACGGTATCATGCCCCAGACCGAGGAGGCCATAGAGCACTCCCGGGCCGCCGGCGTGCCGATAGTGGTGGCGCTGAACAAGATAGACGTCCCGAACGCCAACCCGGATAGGGTGTACGGTGAGCTATCCGAGCGTGAGCTCGTGCCGGAGGCCTACGGCGGCGACACGGTGACCGTGGCCGTCTCCGCCAAGACCGGCGAGGGGATAGAAGACCTCGTCGAAAACCTCCTGATCGTGGCCGAGCTCGAGGACCTGAAGGCGAACCCCAAGGCCGAGGCCAGCGGGTACGTCATAGAGGGTGAGCGGGACCCGGGCCGGGGTCCGGTTGCGACACTGCTCGTGAACCGCGGGACCCTCCAGAAAGGCGACGTGGTGCTCGCGGGCTCCTCTTACGGGCGGGTCAGGGCGATGCTCGACTACACCGGGGCTCGGGTGAAAGAGGCGGTGCCGGGGTCTCCCGTGGAGATACTGGGTCTCTCCGGTGTTCCGGAGGCGGGTACCCGGTTCGAGGTCGTGGAGCACGAGCGGGAGGCCCGTGGCAGGGCCGAGCAGGCCGAGGCCGCGCTCAGGCGTCAGGAGCTTGCCGAGGCCGGTCCGCGCCGCTCGCTGGAGCAGCTTGTCAGCGACAGCGGCGTCCAGGACCTGAACCTGGTCATCAAGGCGGACGTCGCGGGCTCGGTCGAGGCTCTCAAGGAGTCTCTCACCAAGCTCTCCACCGAGGAAGTGCGGGTCAACATCGTGCGCTCAGGAGTGGGTGCGCTGACCGACTCTGACGTGATGCTGGCTTCGGCCAGCGACGGGATCCTGATCGGTTTCTCCGTAAGGCCGACGACCACGGCAAAGCAGGTCGCCGAGCGCGAGAAGGTGGAGATCCGAACCTACGACGTGATCTACAAGGCGCTCGAAGACATCGAGGCCGCCATGAAGGGCATGCTCGCGCCGGAAATCGCCGAGCAGGATAACGGTACTGCCGAGGTGCGCGCCCTGTTCCGGGTGCCGAACGCCGGCGTTATCGCGGGTAGCTACGTGACGAGCGGTGAGATCCACCGCAACGACCGCGTGCGCGTCGTGCGCGACGGGGCCGTGATCTACACCGGCACGCTCTCCTCGCTCAAGCGGTACAAGGACGACGTGCGCTCCGTGCGCCAGGAGTTCGAGTGCGGCATCGGCGTCGAGAACTTCAACGACCTCAAAGAGGGCGACATGCTGGAGTTCTTCGAGATGATCGAGATAGAGCGGTAG